Within Corvus cornix cornix isolate S_Up_H32 chromosome Z, ASM73873v5, whole genome shotgun sequence, the genomic segment GGAGAGCCACAGGACTGTATCCTCAAGGGGCGCTGAGGTCCTCTCTGGATTACCTCTCACTGGTTGCAATTGCAGATGAAGTTATATTGCACTactctaaaaatactttttgaaaaGTCTATTTAGAAATACTTTGCAAGCACATGTGAATATGTATTTGTCCAAAGAAATATGTGTTAGCTGCATTGCTCATGAAGGATCATCctggatttctttattttgcagaTAAGATGATAGCCAGTTCTTATGTGACAGTTATTTTGATTCTTCTGTTTGTATACTTAAAAGAATGCAAATCAAATGACTGCTCTGCAGAGATCTGTGGACCTAAATAAGCTCTTGTCACATCATGACTTTAAAAGAGTTTAATTTTGCAGCTTGCATAAACTTTTGGCTGTATCCTGCCTGAAGAGCAACATACTATTGATGAAATCAGAATCACTGGTCAGcctattttgttttaaaagagaCAAGTTTGTGACTCAACAAGATGTGAATGTTTCTTGCCTGTTGTCAGTTTTGCACATTTCTTTAATACACTGCAAGCCTTGTACCTTCTTAACGCTGCCCACCAGCCTGTGTGtgatttcttgtctttttttttgtacacaATTTCAAATGTCTACTTCGGTGGTAATAGCTGAGCTGGTTATGCACGTTTTCTGCATTAAACACACTTCTAAGCATCACTCTATTAGATATTATGAAGCCTCTGTCTTTGAAATTCTGCACTGTTGTTTTTCCATGAGTGCTCTGATGGGCGAGTGAAAACATCATATTTCTGTGTGCAggatttcagtatttttagttCCATAACATGCAGGGGGAGGGGGCAAGGGGAGAAAAACATCTGTTTGTTGAAAAATGGTGAACTCCTTTTAAATGCCTCAGTCACACAGAGGCAAGGCTAAGAATGCGTATTGATTAAATATGATTCTCCTGCCACAAGAAGACAATTTAAAATTGTCCCATTTTCACTACTTGTAGTTTGTCTACTCTGCTCAGTGGCCTCTGTAAAGAGCCAGTCCTACCTTATGCCATAAATATTCCAACATATCTTCCTTTTCCAGACTGATTCTGAAGTCCATTTCTAACCTGTTAGATTTGGCAGGCTTTATTCCGAAAACAACTGGTCTGTTCATAAGCAATCAAAAACGAATATGGCATCTCACAATCATGAAATTGTTTCtattctcagaaaataaaattttgcaacTGTATGTGGGTTCACAGAAAATCATTAGTTTAATTGGGGTCCATATTTAGATTGGATGTCAGAGTACTCAAAATCCACCAAGGCTGATTAACCTGAGAGGCTCTTACTGCATTCCTGCTGATAACTCAGAGTACAGAGCTTGCCTACCCTGTTTTTACAGTTGTTCCTCTTTGTGGGAACACATAAGTATTTTTCATAATAGCAATGAGCTTTTAACTGGAAGAGCTGCTGTATTGTAAGTTAGTATTTTAAATCCAAGTGCAATAGCCCCCaagttttttttctattgaaattAAACCAACAGTggaataatgagaaaataattaagcaGGCTGCATACAGTCTTATTAGCTAATTTGGTCCCTGAGAGCATAGGCTTTACCAACAAGAGCAAGAGCTGCCAGCAAATGCACTGCATGATGCTAAGGTATTTCATTCGAAGATAATCCAGGAGTGTGAAGGAGATAAAGGAAAACTTATTTCTTCCATCACTGCTAGATTACACATGCATGTATGCTACACAAAACCCAGTGAAAAGCTTTGCTCAGCAGCCAGGGATCCCAAACTGTGGTTTAACACAGATAGAGTGCTTTGTGGCAGAAACTCTTCAGTTGACACTGACCCACTTGCATCTGCACCACAACTCCCAGAGTCTGCTCCAAGCCTCTACCACTTTCTCACTGAATGGTAACAGGGAAAAGTATTGGATTTTTGTTGAGCACCCAGCTCAacaaaaaatctcttttccagtGGTGTTTTTGCCACGTTACAGGACTGACCTTGTTAATTCGCAGTGTGGTGCACTGACCAATTCTCTCACTTGCAAAAACTTAGATCTCAGAACCAGACTGCTGGGCACATGTCTATCCTTGAGTTACATTCATAAAAGGAgttgtttttctgcctcttgAGCAAATATGgtaacaaaaatgaaaaatattttccttccccatAGGATTGCTAGCCCTGGGACATGTAACAACCTCAACAAGCAAGTGTACTTATTTCAGGAGGAGTCTGTTGCTCACAGGCATGAGATAATGGCTTGATCAGAAGAAATAGGCCGGAGACTAAAGCAAGTCCTTTCCTATACTGTGTTTGTATTCTTCAGGCTCAGTGTTCCTGAACACATATgttgagaaaaggaaagaggaaatgggGAAGGGCCTGGAtcacttaaataaaatatttactgagaAATTGGATAACTACCAAATATATCTTCAATTCTTGCAGGATATTTTTTTAAGGACTGGGATTTGTGCAAAAGACAAATCTTTCTGCACTATGTTTCTAGAAGTAAGTATCTTTCTTATTTAGAAGAAAGTTCAGTCACTGCAATTTGCTGAGGCAGAGTACAGTTTTGGGAAGACAGGATTGGAAAAGAGTTGGGGAAGAATTACAATGGATTATAATGCTGGAAGCAGCCTGTTAATGGTTTTTCTTCACCATACAGATACATACTTCCCCTGACATGCTTATGGAGACCACAGCTCAAAACCACAGTTACATTCACCCATTTCCAACTGTCACCCCATTTCCCATCTCTTCTCAGCTCAGACATTGCTGATAGCATGCCATGGAGTTGCGCCTACACCTGTCAGTGTAAATGGTCCCTCTTCGCTATTTTCCACTTCAGCCTGCAGTCTCTAGGTGACCAAACTCTTCATTTCCTGCTCACCACTGATACTAGCAATTAAAGCTTAAATGGAATTTGTTTATGTTGTTAtcctctcctgcttcttctcCCTATTTGTTCTTTTGAtgggtttcttttcctcatCCACATCCTTTGActaattcacatttttatagATGTAACTCCTTGAGATTATGGTCACAAAGCTTCAACTACTGATTTTGTGTCAGCACTTCAGGTTTCCCTCACATACCTCCTACCTCTGAAGCTCAATGTTTGGTTTCTCACTGCTGCATTAAGCAGCCGTACATACCTGTCTTTCATTGGCTTTGTGTCTCTTCAACCTGCAGTGACTCCCATCTAGACAAATCTCCTCATAGTACTACACATTCAGACTTTTTTGACTCCTCACTCCCTGGTGGTGACATATTTTGAAGAAGTTCTCCGTGATAGTGCAGAAAAGAAGAGtcaaggaaatgaaaatctaaaggaaaagaaatttctgaaagTTGTATAACTTTCCTGCAATATGCATGCATCTTGCTGTTGGTTAGTGGCTTCTGAAATGTCTGAGCTTGCAGTTTTGCTCTGCTCCAGTTGAAGGATTTGGACCTCTGTGTGACTTGCATCAAATCATAGTAGGCATTTGATCTGGGGGGAAAACAATTAACATAAAAGCATGCCAAAGCAGAAAACCTGTAGTTTATGAAGTTTGTGTCTAAAATTAGCAATTGCAGCAAGCATGGTTTGCTTGGGGTTGAAGAGGATTGTTTTAATGTATTCTCCATTATGGAAATTGGGTTTTCACTATGCAATTTACTGTTCTTTGTAAAATCCTCTGACTCATAATTAAGTACAGCACTATGATTGTTGCAGTTTGGGTTCCTTCTCTACAGGATAATGTGTAGGCTGCACTTTGAGCAGACATTTTCATAACAAAGAGTggcatttgaaaaagaaattaattttttaattagctgACACTTTCCAGCACTTGGTGTCAAAGTTGTCAAATGCCAGGAAGTTTAAAGCCAGGGTTTATGTTTACCTTTTTTAAGTTGTGATAAAGCAAAGTTCTGATAAAGCAAAGGGAGAGTGAAAAGAGAGTCACAGGTGCACACTGCCTGCATGATGCAGGGATTTTGCACCTGCCAGTCAGTAGTAGGAAATTGGCCTCATGTATTATTGAGGATACAGAGAGCTGAGCACTTGAAGTAtgctgtcccagagctgccaaCACTGTGCATGGCTGACAATAATTGAGACTATCATGGCTGTAACAGAGGAGGCACGAGATGCAGTTTCTGTGAAGAGCTTTACAGAGCATCTGCCCAGCTGCCTTGTCTCAAACAAGTGCATTAGTTAATCATTTTTGTGAGTGCTAATTTAAATGATCAGTGTATAATAGGAAAATGCATAATGGtgcaagggaaggagggagtTTCTTGGGCCTTCTCCATTTCAGCCTGAATGTTAAACCCTCTTTTTAGTCTGAATACACAGTTGACGACATGTGACATACATCACTGCAGCTAACTGAGAAGTCCTAAGCTTTTTGAAGTCAGTTCCTATTCTGAAACTTCAGTTCCTTCACACAGAGTGTGTTTCCAGGGCTGATACTGGAAAGTAGACATTCCCTTTACATCACACATCCATGCAACAAGGCAAGGCCATGTATCTCAAATTCTCCCATCTCAATGATAAGAAATGTGTAAATTTTGATGTTATTTAcaaataatgtgttttaaaactaatttcttAGTCCAAACATTCAGTGATGAAATGCAGTTGAcagcttttctcctaatttcaGCCCTATTCAGCCTGTTACTAAAGGCAGACGTTCAGCCATGAAAGAACTACAGGCATCAAATATGTGTAGATGCCATATAATAGACTCTGCTATTATatgaagaaatactttttcagtCTTAACCCATAACCAGGCTACTTAAGCCAGAGGACACAGATCAGGTGGACAAGTATTTTTGTAAGGCCTGTGACACTAAAATGGAGGAATTTTGATGGATGAGCTGTTTGATGGttaaggaattggctggatggctgCACCCAAAGTGTTGCAGCCAACAAACAGCTCAATGTCAAAACAGAGAACAGTAGTAAGTGGTGTGGTTGAGGAGTCTGTCCAGGCACCAATTCTATTCAATATCATCATCAATGACACAGTGGGATTGAGTGTACTCTTGGCATacttgcagatgacaccaagctgagtggtgcagttgatTTGCTGGAGGGTGGGGATGTGTATCGGGTTTTCAAAAATCGAGTTTCTTTTGACTGATGGAACAAGGataaggctttaaaaaaaattgcatggtTTATGTTCAGGGTAGAACGGAAAGCATCCTACCACCCAGACCCACAGCTAAAACACTGTGAGGGGTCAGGAGGATGAGCAGGTGACATCAAAGCTTCTCACTTAACAAAGTGGCAGGTACAGACATGCAGAGCTGTGATGGTGACAACCACAGTTCCGATGACCTGATGCGTCGtaccctgctgcagctccttaGTTTAAGTGTGGTGGCATGGCACTTGCCCTAGAcaggtgtcttggggtgactttatgatgtgtatcccatatcgctgccctatgcccagaaattgGTTCTTGTGCCTTTatatgcctttaaactgagctttagagggggaaggaaaaaactgagcaaaacttcatcaaagcagtttgcagcttgttcaaggtcataCAGAGATAGCGACTTCTTTTTCCCAGCCAGttttcagccagtttttttttctttcggtttctttttcttcttctctggagagagactgagagttgaacttttttccttccctggaattttggatttttccctttttccatggattgcttcaatatcagaacacatcaggaggactttccaccgagcacagagggcctggccctgggccaagccccagctccgaggagaccaaagggaggactccaatgctttcccaggttttttttccacagcgagagattttattatttaacattatcatccttttcccatgtgtttgttaaatgaatagtttttatctctttcactttccttcgaggaaaattttttttccctgaacctggtgggggggcaggggtggttgtgccttctctcagaggatatatctCTAAATTTGACCAAACCAGAACAGGAAACCAGAGTTTTACTTTCTGTTTAGTATGAGTGGACTCAAACCCATGACGCATATTTCCTAAGACGATGCTGTGGTAGACACAAGACTGTTCAGATAAGGGAAGAGGGATAGTGGATCTAATTAATTAGAGTATTGATCCTCTTGCAGCTGGAGCTCAGTGGAGAAGAGGATCCAGGACTGACTGTTCAAGagacagcagaggcagagagtGGCTGCGGCATTGAAGGCTTCCAGTGGGTAAcagaaaaatttggaaatataacTAGCAAAAATTTACACAATTTTCATGAAgatattgcagaaaaaaaggtgtaCATATGCTCCCctgcaggagaaaagaaaacagatgtctTCTCTCCCTTTGAAGATGCTCTGGCCTACAGAGGTTTCTGGGGAAGGATACATTTTGAGAGGTAAGCATAgtccttgttctgctttgtagGGACCTCTCTCCCCCAGCGTCACTAGACAGAAGCCTAGAGGGGACCTGAAAGTTTTTCTTTGGAATGGACGCTTGCTATCAACTCAtattatttgtcttttatttatCGGCCTTTTCTTCACAATGATGCACAAAATTTGTGCTTAaatttataaaaggaaaatatttgaaacaacAGCCtgcttgcttcttttctttgtagTCTATCATGCAAAGCAAgtttttttgctctttccaCTTGGGCGGCCCACAATGTAGCCTTCCAGCAGATCCACAGAGCGTTGTTCATTGTTGTCTTGCAGTCATTGTAGGCAAACAAGGTAAAACCATATCAACCCTTCATGTCTTAAACCTGGTACTGCTGTGGTACAACATGCAgttgaaaggattttttttatttgtggagtaaccaaaccaaaccaaaaaatattcTCGTTCTGGGTAcgacagggttaatttttgcagtagctggGAGTGGGCATGGCCAACACCCAGAAGTTTTTCTATACCACCTCCTGTCATTGCACCTTCTGAGGAAAGGACCCTCTTCTGGGGAGAAGTGATTTCTTCCAGTTGAGAGATTGTGGCAGAGGGAGTTGTCCAGCACTGTGTCTTGTTGGAATGGTTTCCGTTCAGCGCTGAATAACTACAGGATTCTTTAAAGTGGcagaatatttgaaagaaaaatggtgtGGCAGTTCCAGAAAGGAGGGAAGTTCTACAGGGTGCCTGGACCCTGGCAACTATTTATTAGACACTGCTTGGTACTAGACAGCACCCtcagggggaagaggaggaaagcagaaaaataggCGCTGGGGCCACTCAAACTGCAGGTGAACCAGAGGAACTACCCATGCTGGTAGCAGTTGCTCCtatacagaagaagaaatccaaAGCCAAATCAGTTGGCTTAGTAAGGGATGAAGAGGAAGCAGAACCCTCAcaacaggaggaagaggcaggacCAGAGATAGTCCCTGATCCCTATCCCTGGCTGAGCTGTGAGATGTACAAAGAGATTACGCCACCAGTTGGTGGCGCTGGTTGAGCCCCTGCTGATTTGGCTGGTCTGATATTGGGATATCACAGCCCACGATATAAAACTAGGTGGCAGTGAAGCCAAGCAGCTGGGATACCTGTCCCAGGATGTGGGCATTGACAAGGGGTTTGGGAAGAGGACAGAAACTCTCTGGAGGTGACTCCTGTCAAGTGTGAGGGAAAGGTATTCTCTCAAGGATGATCTAGTAGTGCACCCAGGGAGGTGGGACACCGTGGAGAAAGGTATCCAGTACCTGAGAGAATTAGCTGTGCTGGAGGTAATCTATAGGGATTCAAATAACGAGCAGTCCCCTGTAGATCCAGATGAGGTCCAGTGTACACAATCCATGTGGCAGAAGTTTGTATGGAGCTCATCATCATCGTACACCAACTCATTGGCATTGACGTCCACGAAAGGAGGAAATCAAACAGTGCTTCAGGTGACTCCCTGGCTCCAGCAATATGATTatcatcttttttcctccctgctgacCTGTACCTTGGCTGTGGAAAGACTGTCCAAGACTGTGGACAGACTCAAAAGTCTTCAGCAGATTAATGTCCCATGCGCCTCCAGTATGGATGAGAGTCTCTGCTATTGGGAGCAAGCAGCCCCCTGCTCAAGAGAGAGGGTACAAACCACAAGGTAACCTGTGGTTTTTGCTGTGTGACCACAGAGAGGACATGAGGAAGTGGGATGGAAACCCCACCTCTGCCCTAGCAGCACAAGTATGTGAGTTGAGAGGAAGAACAACCACCTCAGGAAATTCAAGGACAAATGCCACTCCAGTTTCCAGTGGGCAAGTCCTCAGAAAGAATAGAAGGTTTGATGTGATTTCCAATCCTCTCGAAGTTCTCCACTTCATGTTTACAGGAAGTGAGCAATGAATACTATGACCAGAATTAGAGGGGCCCTTCCTCCAGTGAGGTGGAGGAAAGGGACAATAGCATCTACTGGACTGTGTGGATCCAATGGCCTGGCATGTCAGTCCCACAGGAGTACCAAGAATTAGTTGACACCAGCACACAATGTACCCTGATGTCATCAAGATATGTAGGGGCAGAATCCGTCTCTATTTCTGGGGTGACGGGGGATCCCAAcagctgactgtactggaagctgaagtaACCCTGACTGTGAATGAACGGCAAAAACACCCCATTATGACTGGCACAGGGGCCCTGTTCATCCTGGGCATAGATTACCTGAGGAGGGGGTATTTCAAGGACCCAAAAACTGAGCTTTTGGGAGAGCTGTAGAGACAGAGGAAATCAGACAGCTGAACACCTTGCCTGGTCTCTCAGAGGACCTTCTGCTGTGGGATGGCTGAGGGTTGAAGAAGAACAGGTACTGATGGCTACCACAACAATGCAGTGTTGGCAATATCACACCAACCAGGACTCTGTGACCCCCATCCATGAGTGATTCCTGAACTGGAGAGCCAGGGAGTGGCCAGCAAGACTGGCTCACTCCTTAACATATATGGCCAGTGTGTAAGTCCACTGGAGAGTGGAGACTGACAGTGGACTACCATGGCCTGAATGAAGTCACACCACCACTGAGCACTTCTGTGCCAGACATGCTGGAACTTCAGTATGAACTGGAGCCCAAGGCAGCAAAGTGGTGCCACcatcaatattttgtttttctccatatcttcagcagcagagtgcaggccacaggggtttttttgtattggAAAGGCATCCATTACACCTGGAAccagctgccccagggctggaaaCAGCCCCCACTCTTTGCCttggactgatccagactgtactggaaaagggtgaggtTCCAAAACACTTGCAATGCATTGAGAATGTCATTGTgtggggcagcagagcagaggaagtttttgaggaaggagagaagataATACAAATCCTTCTGAATAATTTTGCCATAAACCATAGCAAATTCAAGGGACCTGCccaggaaattcagtttttagGAGTAAAATGGCAAGATGGAGTCATCAGATTCCAGTGTGGTCAATAAAGTACCAGCTATGTCCTCACCAACCACCAAGAAGGAAATATAAGCTTTCCTAGgtgctgtgtggttttgtgaATGCCTATTCCAGAACAAACATTGTAATGTCATGTAACCcagaaaaagaatgattttaAGCGACAAGCTGTTAAACAAATCAAACAGGAGATTGTTCATGCAGTAGCCCTGGGGCCAATCAGGACAGcaaagatgtgaaaaatgtgCTCTACACTGCAGCCAGGGAGAATGGTCCTTCCTGGAGTCTCTGGAAGAGTACCTGAGGAGATTAGAGGATGAACCCTGGGGTTCTAGAGTCGGGGATACAAAAGATCTGAGGCCCACTACATTGCAACTGAAAAAGAGATCCTGGCAGCTTATGAATGAGTTCAAGCTGCTTCAGAAGTGATGGGCACCAAAGAACAGCTCTTCCTGACGCCCTGACTGCCAGTGCTGGGTGGGATGTTCTAGGGGAAATTCCCTTACACATATCATGCCGCTGATGCCATATAGAGTAAGTGGATTGCACCAATCACATAGCAAGCTCAAACAGGAAACCTCAATCACCCAGGGATCTTGGAAGTCTGAACTGAACTgaactggcctgaaggtgaaaatTTTGGactatcatcatcatcatagAAGGAAAAGGTGATATAAGCTGAGGTAGATCCTCCATATAATCAGgtaccagaaaatgaaaagtgataCACTCTTTTTACTGATGGTTCCTACTGATGGTTCACATAGCAAGCTCAAACAGGAAACCTCAATCACCCAGGGATCTTGGAAGTCTGAACTGAACTgaactggcctgaaggtgaaaatTTTGGactatcatcatcatcatagAAGGAAAAGGTCATATAAGCTGAGGTAGATCCTCCATATAATCAGgtaccagaaaatgaaaagtgataCACTCTTTTtactgatggttcctgcc encodes:
- the LOC109143689 gene encoding uncharacterized protein LOC109143689, producing the protein MGKGLDHLNKIFTEKLDNYQIYLQFLQDIFLRTGICAKDKSFCTMFLELELSGEEDPGLTVQETAEAESGCGIEGFQWEKRKQMSSLPLKMLWPTEVSGEGYILRDPDEVQCTQSMWQKFVWSSSSSYTNSLALTSTKGGNQTVLQVTPWLQQYDYHLFSSLLTCTLAVERLSKTVDRLKSLQQINVPCASSMDESLCYWEQAAPCSRERVQTTR